The following nucleotide sequence is from Nomascus leucogenys isolate Asia chromosome 13, Asia_NLE_v1, whole genome shotgun sequence.
AAGGAGGAGGGTCCTGAGGGTCCCTCAGGACCCACTGACCACTGACACGAGATGCCACTGTGGTCAGTCCCTGCCATGCCATAAACCACACTCAAGTCCCTGGGGGCCCCAACGCCCTCAGCATTGCTTGGGTGTGGAAATGAGGGGTCACAAGGGAACCTCCTCTAGAAACAGGAACCTCCAAACTGGGATGGCCCTGGAAACAATGGGCATCACCTGCAAAGCCTGAGGCCACCACCAGCACCTCCCTGGCCTTCTCTTCCTACAGCAGGTCCCTGCCCGACAGTTGTGGCTCTgacctctcccttccccttctcagtCCCATCCCGGGCCTCCGAGGTGGCGGCAGCAGCTGTGAGGCCCCCTTCCAAGGCTCACAGCGCTGCAGGCCTGTTCTGAGAGCCTCaaacacacaggcatacacattCCTGAGTGGACCAGAAGGCTGGGTTGCTATTACTCCATGGTAGATGGGGAAGCTGAGCCggggaggaaggggcaggggtCAGAGCCAGCATCAGCACCCAATAACTAGCTTCAGCTCTCCTTGAGAGCACCGGGCCGGGCAACCCCAGCCAGCACCCATTTGGGAGTTCCTAAGACCTTCTAGGAAGAGAGCCTTGGACAGACAGCAGTTTCGTCCCACTGCCAGTGAGCTGTCCCCTTGGCAGCACAGGGCATCTGGGGGACATCCTTGCACTCCCCCTCTCCTGAGTCTGTCTCTGGGGGCTGCCCCCACTCCCACTCAGGGTGGACAAATGATCCAGGCCTGGCCAGAGCACACCACCTCCAAGGCCACAGCCATTAGTCCAGGGAGACCCATATGGGGCCACACTGTTGGGCTGCAGCAGTGGGGGCAGGGACTTCTCTGCCAGGTGAGTGCTCCCACCTCCCTGTTTGGTTGATGCTACCTTGAGTCGTGCTTTCTGTCACCTGCAACCAAAAACAACTCCAAGTGAACCGGCTCATAACTGCAGGATCTATATAATGCCCCTCTCAGCACTGAGGTTTTTAGTTACCTCTGCCTATAAACAGAATGCAACAGGCAATCATTTCACCACTCGCAGAACACAGCTGCTCTCGCGTTCAGACATGACCCACTGAGAATGTGGCCGCATCGCAGCCTCATGGGGCCAGGCACCGGCGCTATCCTCCACCCACCGGCCACGTTCTCCTTCCCATCCATCCTCCAGGGCGCCAATGGCAGAAAAGATCTACAACAAACGTGTGGGTCAGGATGCAGGGAGCTTTTACTGCCTTCCTCTGCAAGAACTCTAGGCAGTGGAGGCACACCTACAGCCCATCTCCTGAAGCTGACTAGGAGAGGCACCAGCCAGGAAGAGCACACGCCATGGCCAGAtcctcaggccccacctcccgaGCCGCATCCCTTCCGCCTGAACCGCCCCACCAGAAGCCATCGCCCTCGGCCTGGGCCATCCCACCAGAAGCCATGGCCCTCGGCCTGGGCCGTCCCACCAGAAACCATCGCCCTCGGCCTGGGCCGTCCCACCAGAAACCATCGCCCTCGGCCTGGGCCGAAACATTTCCACTCTGGAGCCGTCAGTTTGACAGCTCTCCCCACAGAACTCAGGGGAATGGCCTCTGCCAGGTGATGCACTGGCCATATGCTTCCATGCTGAGCCACAGGTTTCTCCAGAGGGGTCGGGATGTTGAGTGTTGTAATAAGCTCTCTGAAACACTATTTGTTTGAAATAGGATCCCGGCAGCTTTATGTCAGTTGGTTTTACAAAACAGCACTGAAGTCTCCTAAGACTATTTTCAGATTGAGTCTGCACTGTGCGTTTGCCTGATGCCCCAACTGCAAGGATGACCGTCACTGTCCCAACCTAGGAAACATCTGCTGCCCAGCAAAGTCACTGTTCAACGCAGCCCAAAAGACACCGCCCACCAGGGTCCCTAGAACACCCAggtcaggctgggcgcagtggctcatgcctgtaatcccagcactttgggaggccgaggcgggcggatcacgacgtcaggagatcgagaccatcctggctaacactgtgaaaccccgtctctactaaaaatacaaaaaattagccgggcatggtggcgggcgcctgtagtccccagctactggggaggctgaggcaggagaatggcatgaacccaggaggtggagcttgcagtgagccgagatggcgccactgcactccagcctgggcaacagagtgagacatcgtctcaaaaaaaaaaaaaaaaaccaaaaaaaaaaacacccaggtCAACATGCCATGAACCGACCGGGTCCCCAGAGCACCCAGATGTACAGCTGACTGCTGTAGCCATGCCCACAAACCGCCAGGGTCCCTGGAATACCCAGGGCAACATGCTGGGAACCACCCGGGGTTCCTGACACCAGCCTCCCACTGTGACACCAGACGCAAAGGCTCCACGTGCACAGAGTGCCAGCCTGGTCCCCCAGGACCTTCAAGACAAGCTCGGCAGCAACCACTTCCTTTCAGCCCAACATGGGAGGGACTTTCTGCCCATGTTCTGTGGCAACCATTACAGCGCTTCCTTCTAAATAACAGATGAACAAATCCCACAgagactatttaaaaatattcccctCCTCAGTTTAAAGACGTTATAATCAGATCAGAGCACAAGTAAATGAAGTGCTATTATCTAGTTTAAGGATCTCCAAATATTAGGAGTCACTTTGAAATATACCACTGACACACACATATGAAACTATCCACACTTGATCCACACTGGCTGATGCTCCGACAATGCGGTGCCTCCCAGACCGTGAGGATTTCAAATTTCCACCAGCATATCCTATACCACGCCCTCCACTCAAGAACTACCCCTAAAGGGGGAAAGCAATTCTGAGAACCCAACAGCTGGAGCTAAGCAGGGAAAAGGGTTAGGGttagaacaaacaaaaatttgccACCAACAAAACCAGGCCAAGTGGTGTCGTCCAGCTTGTGCACTGCTGGAAGCCAAGGAGCTCTATTAGTTAAAGATACAGCCAGGACCAGTGCAGGCCTCTTACGTAAGGGACGCATATCAGGCAGAGGGGAGTTTTAAGTGTGGTCAGGTGGCTGAGTGAGTTTCTCTCAGCTACTATTCCCTGTTCCACAAAAGTTTAAAGGATAGTTTACCTGAGAGAAGAAAAGTTATAGTAAGAAAAAACAGCCAGCAAATACCAAAACAAGCTTTGTGCCAAGTGTGCACAGCCCCCTTCCCCGACTGAGTGTCAGGAGgcggagaggaggaaggaggaggtgctGATGATACAGGCACTCACAGGTCTGACTGGGTCACTTTCTCATTCCACTCTCCAAGTTTCTCAGAAGTTTTCACATAGCTAAAAACAGAAAGTCTATAGTGAATTATTTAGAAGAACAATTTTAACTCAGGCATCAAACTGCAGGTGAAGTTCCAGGGAAGACAGAGAAGGACCAGCTGGCAGGAACATCAACTCCACAGACGGCTCAAAAATGGGGTCCACTGCCTCGACCAGGCCCTGTGCAGGCCCCAGGCCGCCAGGTGAGCTGTGGGTATGGCGGAACTGACGTTCCCTTTTCTGTCACCTGGCAGTAGCCCCTGGTCTCTCCCTAGGAGATTCTTGGGGAACAGCACTGCTGTGGGGGACTGGAAGGGCACAGCCCACAGCCCCAAAACACCCTTGGGATTCAAAACTTATGACGTCCTAGGACAAAAACATGGGCCTCTCATATGTGAGATTTATGAAATGTGACTTGTTCTGTCTTTCTGTAGGAACATGGCATCTGGGAAACATTCCACACCCGCCTCCACCTTGAAGGGTATGTTTCAGAGAAGCCACGTGGACAGGGTCAAGTAAGAAGGCAGCACTCCCCAAATTCAGAGCTGAGCGACATCTGGGACAGGTGTCCCAGGGTTTCAGGACCATGTCGTCACATAGGACCACATCGTCATCGGGGAGGGTCAGAGTCCCTAGGGTTGTGGGACCATATggtcctatatatatatatatatatatatatttttttttttttttttttttgagacagagtcttgctctgtcacccaggctggagggcagtggcataatTTTGGCTtgctgtaacctccgcctcccgggttcaagagattctcctggctcaccctccccagtagccgagatcacaggtgcgcaccaccacacccagctaaatttttgcattttttagtagacacagggtttctccatgttggtgaggctggtcttgaacacctaacctcaagtgatacaaaagcctcagcctcccaaactgctgggattataggcatgagccaccatgcccggcccatatgGCCATATCTGGGTCAGAGGCTGTGACCATGCCACACCCACAATAAGGACCACAGAAAAACCATTCTTGCTAAGGACCTGATCAGTGCTCTCTCAAGTCTGGACCCTGAAAGACAGTCTTCCTATCATTTTCCACTGGGACAACTAGCCAGTGTGTCTGCCTTTCTAAAACACATatataagccgggtgtggtggccacACGTGTAATCCCAAGCATTTTAGGAAGCCAAaacaagaggatctcttgagcccagaaatttgagaccagcctaggtaacaaagcaagaccctgtctctataaaacgtgaaaaaatcagccaggcatggtggcgcatgcctgtcgtcccagctacgaGGGGggttgagttgggaggattgcttgaacccaggaggttgaggttgcagcgaatcatgattgcgccactgcactccagcctgggtgacagagcgagaccatctcaaaaaataataataataaaaaaaaaaaaggtcagcgcggtggctcatgcctttattcccagcactctgggaggccgaggtgggtggatcacaaggtcaggagttcaagaccagcctggccaagatggtgaaaccccatctctactaaaaatacaaaaaaaaaagaaaaaaaatcagccgggcgcagtgggaggcgcctgtaatcccagctacctgggaggctgaggcaggagaatcgcttgaacccgggggtcagaggatgcagtgagccgagatcacaccactacactccagcctgggcaatagagtgagactctgtctcaagaaaaataaaaaataaaaaataagtaaagtacacaaaaacctaaaaataataaaacacatgtAGACACCAAGCTTTTCGAACAAATAAGGCACAGTCCCTGGGCCAAGGGCTCAGAGCCTCTCTCTGGCTCCTTCCAAACAGGCCACTCAACTCCATGGCTGCAACTCGTCCCTGGGCATGATGACGCCCCCGCATGCCAGGGGCACGTGTGGTGCACGTTCTCTTCAGCCCCCAGGGGTGCGCCCGGGGCAGGTACCTACGCGTTAGAGACCTGCACATCATGCCAGCTCCTGGACAGGTTCTGTTTCAGCCCCCCCAGGGTGGAGAGGCCCAGCCTCCTCTTGAGCTCTCCACAGTGCCTCTCCTTGGCCGCCAGGACCTGGCGCAGAGTGACAATTTCCTCTTCCACCTGCAAAGCATGCAGTTGACATGATGAGCCATCACTACTGCAGGAAGTGACTAACATCCTCATGCACAGTGCCATGAGTTACACAAGAACTTTCCGCTTACCGAAGCATTAACTCGTCCTAGGAATAACAGCATCTACAGCAGACATCtggtttttgggttttggtttttttttttttttgagatggagtttcgctcttgtcacccaggctggagtgcaatggcatgacctcggatcaccgcaacctctgccttccaggttcaagtgatcctcccgcctcagcctcccaagtagctgggattacaggcgtgcgccaccacgcccggctaattttgtatttttagtacagatgggatgtcaccatgttggtcaggctggtctcgaactcccaacctcaggtgatcctcccacctcagcctcccaaagtgctgggattacaggcgtgagccaccacgcctggccagcagaCATCTGTTTTTATCTGGTACTAGGAACTTGACTCCAGAGAACTGTCCCATGCCCCACAGCTAAACGGTTCTGGGAGAGCTCCCAATCACTATGTCCGTTTGTGGTCATGAGGAATGGCCCAGGGTGACCACGCCAGGCTTGTCCGAGCTCTTTACTGGGACTGGGCATGGTATTAAAAAGGTGAAGAccagtcgggcgcagtggctcatgcctgtaatcccagcactctgggaggccgaggtgggcggatcacgaggtcaggagatcgagaccatcctggctaacacaattaacacaatgaaaccctgtctctactaaaaaatacaaaaaattagccagacatggtggcgggtgcctgtagccctagctactcgggaggctgaggcagaagaatggtgtgaattcaggaagcggagcttgcagtgagccaagattgtgccattgcactccagcctgggcaacaaggcgagactccatctcaaaaaaaaaaaaaacaaaaaaaaaaaacggtgaagaccctggccaggcacagtggctcacgcctgtaatcccagcattttgtgaggccaaggcaggcggattatctgaggtcaggagtttgagaccagcctggccaacatgacaaaaccctgtctctactaaaaatacaaaaattagccaggtatggtggtgcacacctgtaatcccagctactcgggaggctgaggcaggaaaattgtttgaacccaggagacagaggttgcagtgagccaagatcatgccactgcactcctgcctaggtgacagaccgagactgtctcaaaaacaaacaaacaaacaaaaaacagtgaggATCCTTTTCCCTCAGGGCTCTCGGTCTGGGCTTGGACAATAGAATCTGGAACTGTTGGCAGCCGGTCACCGTCTGCACTCATAGAATTCCACatgcagggaggaggaggcagatggACAGTGACACAGGTGACAGAAAAAGTGCCCTTAAGAAAACACTTGTGTTCCTGAGGTCAATTCCAAACCTTGGCAAGAGTCAGTTACACAAACCAAAAGGTAAATTATCTTTTGTGCTTAAGGTAGTTAGAACTGAGCAACAGAAAAATTCCTGATAATGAAGACTTGAACTTTCTcaggtcttaaaaaaaataataaataaataaaagaacatgaCCTCTGAAAGGGGCATCATTCAAAGCTTTACCACTTAGAATGAGTTCTCAGTATCTTCAGCTCATATATGACTAGCTTCTCTTTAAAAATCctctttcttggccaggcacgatggctcacgcctgtaatctcagcactttgggaggccgaggtgggcagatcacctgaggtcaggagtttgagaccagcctgaccaatatgatgaaacgccgtctctaccaaaaatagaaaaattagccaggcgtggtggcatgcgcctgtaaccccaggtactcgggaggctgagacaggagaatcacttgaacctgggaggcagaggctgcagtgagccaagatcacaccattccactccagcgtgggcaacaagagcaaaacgtctcaaaaaaaaacaccttcttgcatgtaatcccagcactatggggggaggctgaggcaggcagattacctgaggtctggagttcgagaccaatctggccaacatggcgaaactctgtctctactaaaaatacaaaaattagccaggcatggtgctgtacgcctgtaatcccagctactcaggaggctgaggcaagagaatcacttcaattcaggaggaagtggaggctgcagtgagccgagatcatgtcactgcactccagcgtgggcgacacagtgagactctgtccttaaaaaaaaaaaaaaaaaaaattctttttcttggctgggcacagtggcttgcatatgtaatcccagcactttgggaggctgagccgggcggAACTCTTGAGActgggagttcgggaccagcctggccaacatggtgaaactcttgtctctactaaaaataaaaaaaattagccaggtatggtggcaggcatctgtaatcccacctacttgggaggctgaggcatgagaatcacttgaaccagggaggcagaggctccagtgagctgagatcatgcccctgcactccagcctgggcgaaagagcaagactgtctcaagacaaaaaaaaaaagcaatacagaaCTTCACCTTgtaggggccaggcgcagtgtaggggccgggcgcagtggctcacacctggaatcccagcactctgggaggccaaggtgggtggatcacgagatcaggagtttgagaccagcctggccaacatggtgaaactctgtctctactaaaaatacaaaaattagatggtcATGgaggcacgcgcctgtaatcccagatattctggaggctgaggcaggagaatcgcttgaacccgggaggcagagattgcagtgagccgagatcacaccattgcactccagcctgggtgacagggcgagactctctccaaaaaaaaaaaaaaaaaaccatcttgactaaaaatacaaaaaaattagccgggcgtggtggtgaacgcctgtagtcccagctactcaggaggctgaggcaggggaacggcgtgaacctgggtgttgggaggttgcagtgagccgagattgcgccactgcactccagcctgggcaacaaagagactccgactcaaaaaaaaacaaacaaacaaaaaaaaagaacttcaccTTATTGTAATTCAACTCTGAAAAAAACCTTGTGGATTTAGTTTCTAAACTCACATGTTCTGAAtttaaatggaaagcaaagtGTCCTTGGACTTCCTGCTACTCTCCTTTAATCTTCTAGGCTAGAAATAGCTGTGTGATGTCCTCAGGATCTGAAACCTGGTCCTCAGTCTCGGCGGCACAACCAACCTTACTCAGGCCTGGACCCAGATTCTGGAATTAAACTACATCACAGGGTGAAAAGAAAACTCTCGGCAGTTGGTTTGACTAAAAATTATGGTTGGAGGCTTTTGTTCTTAATTCCCACATTACTCTTAAGGGACTCTCACGTAAAGATCACATAAATACTTTTTAGaaagaagtttttgttttgtttttgagacagggtctcgcccagtcacccaggctgctgtgcaggatgcaatcacagctcactgaagccttgacctcctgacctcaagcaatcctctcacctcagcctcctgagtagctgagactacaggcacatgccaccacacctggctaattttttggggtagagacaaggtctcactgtgttgcccaggctgctctcaaactcctgggctcaagtgatcttcccaccttaccACCCTGtcctcccaaaacactggaattacaggcatgagccactgcatccagccaaaataagtatttttaaaagaaaacttaagaTCCAGGACAGAGAGATTCATGGGGTCTTAAAAATGATTATCAAGTGTTAATTCCAACAGAGACACTCCCAGTAGATGGCTGCTCAGAGGCAATTCATGTGTGAACACTCCTCAGGGAGCACTTATGAAGGGCCAGACACAGAGGTATGGGAAGGGAGTCACACCCTGTCTCCACTGCCAGGTGGCTCTGAGTCCAGTGCATGGAGCTGGGCACATACAAAGAGAACCCCGTTATCAGTGGGAACACAGAGCAGGGTAGGTGACCACCCAGGACAATTCCTCCCAAGCATGGCCAGTACCCTGGCCTCTCACTAATCCAAGAGGGCCTTAACTCCAATTCACCCAGGACAGACAGCCAAGCCACAGCACCTTGGTAAGCTCAGCCCTgagctcctcctcctcagcctctgtcAGACCCTCAACAGCAGGAGTCCGGGCAGCCACACCTGTGTCGACAGGAACATCCGTCATGGAGTCGGACAGCAGACCTTTGTTAGGAGAATTCAGGTTGATATCTGCCAGAGACAAAATGAGGCCACAAAGTGTCAAATAAGTTACTTACTTCCAAGTAAATACGGTAGAGGTCTCTAGCAGGACAAAAGCAAAGGTGGGAGTGGGTGAGACCCTGGAGACTAACACCTCTTCTCTGAAAGGTCTGTGAGGACAGCATGGGCAGTAGACGAGGGCAGCCACACCTCAGGCCACCTGAGATGAAAAGCCAATGCCACTTGTGCTGCTTCAGGGCACGAGAAATGCCGGCCCAAGGCAGCCAAACCCGAATTCTGGCTTCTCAGTGAGAATACTATCTTCGGAGGCAGGAAACCCTTGCTACGAAGAAAGCAGCTCAGTGTAACAgatcttccactttttttttcttttttttgtgatggagctcactctgtcacccaggctggagtgcaatggtgcgatctcagctcactgcaacctccatctcccgggttcaagtgattctcctgcctcagcttctgagtagctaggattacaggcgcacaccaccacgccggctactttttgtattttcagtagagacggggtttcgtcatgttggccaggctggtctccaactgccgACCTcgggtgacccgcccgccttggcctcccaaagtgttgggattacaggtgtaagccaccataccctgacacatttccactttttttaaaaaaaggaacttaATATGGTTAATATACACAATAAGCATCAGTTTCCTCTCAACACATCTGACAGGGCACATGCTAAAATTTCATACTAGGAGCACATGCTGCTCATTCAGCTCCTTCAGGGAGTCAGCAAAACAAAATTCCCTTTACTTACCTCCTGATTCTCATCCCACATCCAGAAGGCCGCCAGCAGGCGGAGTGGTGCAGAGCGGCGTGCTGCCGCCACACACCTCAACTACACCCAGATCACATTCAAATTCCTGCAgccactgtttttttgttttgttttttgagacggagtctcgctttgtcacccaggctggagtacagtggcgcaatctcgactcactgcaagctccgcctcccgggttcacgccattctcctgcctcagcctctccgaatagctgggactacaggcgccggccaccacgcccggctaattttttgtatttttagtagagacggagtttcaccgtgttagccaggatggtctcgatatcctgacctcgtgatccgcccgcctctgcctcccaaagtgctgggattacaggcgtgagccaccgcgcccggccagatgcaGCCACTGTTTTTTCTTCATGTCAAATGCATCTTCCTGACTACACTAAAAGTCTACAAGATTTCACATTAAGGAAAAATAGTCTATTTCGATTCTCTCCAAATCCAAGCACATGACTATTATAACACTTTCCCTGTTGACCAGAACATTCTGAAAAGAAACAGGCTTACTGCTGGCCTCAgctaaggctgaggcaggagaatggcgtgaacccgggaggcggagcttgcagtgagccgagattgtgccactgcactccagtctgggcgacagagcgagactccgtctcaaaaaaaaaaagaaaagaaaagaaaagctgaccGGGCGGGGTgcctcatacctataatcccagcactttgggaggctgaggcgggcggatcacctgagatcaggagttcaagaccagccctggccaatatggtgaaaccccatctctactctttttttttttttttgagactgtctcaaaaaaaaaaaaaaaaaggaaagaaaaagaaaagaaaagaaaaactaagccttttaaattaaaagacaaCACAAAGAAACCAGATTGAATGCACTTAACAAAGACactcggccgggcgcgatggctcacgcttgtaatcccagcactttgggaggccgaggcgggcggatcacgaggtcaggagatcaagaccatggtgaaaccctgtctctactaaaaatacaaaaaaaaattagccaggcgtggtggcaggcgcctgtagtcccagctactcggagaggctgaggcaggagaatggcgtgaacccgggaggcggagcttgcagtgagcagagattgcgccactgcactccagcctgggcgaaagagcaagactccgtctcaaaaaaaaaaaaaaaaaaaaaaacaaagacactctTCTTAAAAGCTGGCTGCATCTCACTCCCTTCAAATGTCCCACAGGACTGGAGCCGTGCACTTCCTTGGCACTCGACAAATGCTTACTAAACGAAGCGTATCCACTTTTTTATCCActgattctcattttttttttttttttagacgagtcttactctgccgcccaggctggagtacagtggcacgatctccactcactgcaacctccacctcctgggttcaaacgattctcctgcctcagcctcccaagtagctgggactaccggagcgcaccaccatgtccgactaatttttttatttttagtagagacggggttttggcatgttggtcaggctggtctcaaactcctgaccttaagtgatccaccggcctcggcctcggcctcccaacgtgttagAATTATAGGTGTaggccactgagcccagcctttctcttctatttaaaaaaagacaaatgaggctgggcacaatggctcacacctgtaaccccagcacttttggaggccgaggcgggcagatcgcctgaggtcagaagttcgagaccagcctgaccaacatggagacaccccatctctactaaaaatacaaaattagccgggcatggtggcgcacgcctgtaatcccagctactcgggaggctgaggcaggagaatcgcttgaacccagaaggcagaagttgtggtaagccaagatcgcgccattgcactgcagcgtgggcaacaagagcaaaactccgtcccaaaaaaaaaaaaaaaaagtagaaagaccaattaacctggcatggtgtgcctgtagtcttatagtcccagctacctgggaggttgaggcaggaagatcgcttgagcccaggagttgaagactgcagtgagctatgattgcaccactgtactccaacctgggaaacagagagagacgctgcccctaaaaaaaaaaaaaaaattaaaaaaaaaaaaaaggccaggcgcggtggctcacgcctgtaatcccagcactttgggaggccgaggtaagcagatcacgaggtcaggagatcaagaccatcctggctaacagtgaaaccccgtttctactaaagatacaaaaaattaaccgggcatgatggtgggcgcctgtagtcccagctagtcgggaggctgaggcaggagaatggcgtgaacccgggaggcggagcttgcagtgagccaagatctagccactgcgctccagcctgggcgacagactccatctcaaaaaaacaaaaacaaacaaaaaacaccctcCAGAATAATGCAGCACCCAGAAATTATAAAGCTTAataagtggccaggcacagtggctcacacctgtaatctcagcactttgagaggctgaggcaggcggatcacaaggtcaagagatcgagaccatcctgggcaacatggtga
It contains:
- the TPD52L2 gene encoding tumor protein D54 isoform X2, whose translation is MDSAGQDINLNSPNKGLLSDSMTDVPVDTGVAARTPAVEGLTEAEEEELRAELTKVEEEIVTLRQVLAAKERHCGELKRRLGLSTLGGLKQNLSRSWHDVQVSNAYVKTSEKLGEWNEKVTQSDLYKKTQETLSQAGQKTSAALSTVGSAISRKLGDMSSYSIRHSISMPAMRNSATFKSFEDRVGTIKSKVVGDRENGSDNLPSSAGSGDKPLSDPAPF
- the TPD52L2 gene encoding tumor protein D54 isoform X1 → MDSAGQDINLNSPNKGLLSDSMTDVPVDTGVAARTPAVEGLTEAEEEELRAELTKVEEEIVTLRQVLAAKERHCGELKRRLGLSTLGGLKQNLSRSWHDVQVSNAYVKTSEKLGEWNEKVTQSDLYKKTQETLSQAGQKTSAALSTVGSAISRKLGDMRAHPFSHSFSSYSIRHSISMPAMRNSATFKSFEDRVGTIKSKVVGDRENGSDNLPSSAGSGDKPLSDPAPF
- the TPD52L2 gene encoding tumor protein D54 isoform X4, coding for MDSAGQDINLNSPNKGLLSDSMTDVPVDTGVAARTPAVEGLTEAEEEELRAELTKVEEEIVTLRQVLAAKERHCGELKRRLGLSTLGGLKQNLSRSWHDVQVSNAYVKTSEKLGEWNEKVTQSDLYKKTQETLSQAGQKTSAALSTVGSAISRKLGDMRNSATFKSFEDRVGTIKSKVVGDRENGSDNLPSSAGSGDKPLSDPAPF
- the TPD52L2 gene encoding tumor protein D54 isoform X7 gives rise to the protein MDSAGQDINLNSPNKGLLSDSMTDVPVDTGVAARTPAVEGLTEAEEEELRAELTKVEEEIVTLRQVLAAKERHCGELKRRLGLSTLGGLKQNLSRSWHDVQVSNAYVKTSEKLGEWNEKVTQSDLYKKTQETLSQAGQKTSAALSTVGSAISRKLGDMSLRLWVTERTAVTTSLPQQGVVTSPCRILHLSKPVVASPAAEHMQHTLSITAAALFSGAASQGG
- the TPD52L2 gene encoding tumor protein D54 isoform X6 produces the protein MDSAGQDINLNSPNKGLLSDSMTDVPVDTGVAARTPAVEGLTEAEEEELRAELTKVEEEIVTLRQVLAAKERHCGELKRRLGLSTLGGLKQNLSRSWHDVQVSNAYKKTQETLSQAGQKTSAALSTVGSAISRKLGDMRNSATFKSFEDRVGTIKSKVVGDRENGSDNLPSSAGSGDKPLSDPAPF